TTAGCTCTCGAGGGGCGACTGCGCCAGCGCTACCATGTCAATTGAACACAAATGACGGATGGGTGAAGGTCGCATCAACGACCGGAGTGCGCATCACCAAGGAGGGGGAAATGCGCCTCCGGGTGGTGACCCCTACGGGAATCGAACCCGTGTTTCAGCCGTGAAAGGGCCGCGTCCTAACCGCTAGACGAAGGGGCCATGCCGGGTTGGCCCCGGAGGCGAGAGGCGCACTTAGGGGCGGTCCGGGAGTCGGTCAACCCTCATTTCGCGAAGAATGGTCCGATAAGCGAATATCTGTCGAAAATTCTTTCTCAATCGGCCCAGGCTGCATCTTCGAGGTGCAGTTCCGCGCGCGGTGTCGGCCCCCAGTCATCGATTTTCGCCCGACCTGCGAGCCAGAGCCGGCGACCTTTCGCACCAAGGAGCAATGCCTGTCCCCATTCGGTCTCTGCCGATCTGAAGGCGATGGCTTTGAGGGACCCTCCGTCACCGCTGCCGGCAATCAGCCGCAGATGATCGGCGCCGACGACATCGGCCTTTACGAGGTGGACCGGCCCGACCGCGATGCGGGGGCCCGGCCAGCCAACGCCGTATGGCCCGGCTCCGTCCAGTGTCTCGACCAGTTCGGGGGTCAGGCCGCGCGGTGCCAGCGAAAGGTCCAGCATCATTTCCCGCTCTGCATTCGCGCGCGAGACGTCGCGTGCCAGCCGTGCATCCAGCCAGTCCGCGAATTCCTCGAGCCGGGAGGCGGAAACCGTCAGCCCCGCCGCCATGGCGTGGCCGCCGCCTGCCTCCAGCAAGCCCTGTTCACGCGCGGCGATAATTGCCGCTCCGAGGTCGACGCCCGGAATGGAGCGGCCCGATCCCTTGCCGTTTTCGCCGTCCAGCGCGATGACGAGCGACGGCTTGCCGGTCTTTTCCTTGATCCGGCCGGCGACGATACCAATGACACCCGGATGCCAGCCGGTGCCGAAGACGACCTGGACTGCGCGGTTGTGCTGGCTTGCCACCTGCTGCTCTGCCGCTTCCTGCACCTCTGCCTCGATCGCTCGGCGATCTTCGTTGAGGGCCGATAACTGCTCGGCGATCTGCCGCGCCTCGTCCGGGTCTTCCGTGGTCAGCAGCCGGACACCGAGGGTCGATTCGCCGACGCGTCCCCCCGCATTGATTCGCGGTCCCAGCGCAAAGCCGAGATCGCTGCATTGCGGGGCGCGTTTCAGTCTGCTGGCATCGATCAGCGCAGACATGCCGGTATTGTCGCGCTTCGCCATCACCTTGAGGCCCTGGGCGACGAAGGCGCGGTTCAACCCATGCAACGCCGCGACATCCGCCACCGTGCCGAGCGCAACCAGATCGAGCAGGGCACGCAGGTCCGGTTCCTTCCGGCTTTCGAAATATCCGCGTTCGCGCAGGGTCCTGACCACAGCAATGGCGAGGAGAAAAGCAACGCCGACTGCGGCAAGATGACCGTGCGAGGCAGCAAGGTCGTTTTCGTCGAGGCGGTTCGGATTGACCAGAGCGACGGCCTTGGGAAGTTCGGCCGCGCATTTGTGATGATCGACCACGATCACGTCGATCCCTGCGTCTCGCGCCTGCTGCAGTGCGTCGAACGCCATCGCGCCGCAATCGACGGTTACGATCAGGCTGGAGCCACTCTCGCCCAGCTTGACCAAGGCCTCTCCGCTCGGCCCGTACCCTTCGAGCAGGCGGTCAGGGATGTAATACTGCGCCTCTGCATCCAGCATCCGCATCAGCCTGATCAGGAGGGCCGCGCTGGTGGCGCCGTCGACATCGTAGTCGCCATAGACGGTAACCGTCTCGCCGGAGATGATCGCCTGCGCGACGCGTTCCGCTGCCGTGTCCATGTCCCGGAATTGCGAGGGATCGGGCAGGAAGGCGCGCAGGGTGGGCTGGCGATGCCGCTCTATATCCGAGCGGTCGACCCCGCGGGCCAGCAGCAGCTGGGTCGTGATGTCGTCCTGCAGGGTGCCGGGTGCGCCGCCGCCCATCATGTCCATGTTACCGCCGCGCCAGCGCCACCGCCGCCCCGCCAGGGACCGCTCGACACCGCAGACAGCCGAAATTGCACTTGAAGCCATGCTCCCCTCTTAACCTAAATAGGCGGTGCGCGAAATGCGCGGGCGATTGACTTTAGACAGTCTGGCGCGGCACTCCTCGCGGCAATGGAAACGAGCAGGACCTTGCTGATTGCCTGGCACAGCCGGACAGGTACTGCCCGCGCGATGGCGGCCGCGGCGGCAGAGGGTGCGGGGGACATGGCGGTCCTCATGTCCGCTCCCCAAATCGAGCCGGAGCATTTCATGGCGAGCGGGTCCTACCTGTTCGTCTGCCCGGAGAACCTTGCGACGATGTCGGGCATGATGAAGGAGATGTTCGACCGGTGCTACTACCCCGTCCTGGGGCGGAACGAAGGCCGGCCGTTTGCAACCGCCATTGCCGCCGGTTCGGATGGTGAGGGCGCCCAGCGGCAGATCGACCGGATTGCGAAGGGGTGGCGGTTGAAGCGCGTCGCGGAGCCCCTGATCGTGAATACATCTGCACAGACACCTGACGAGATTCTGGCCGAGAAAACCGTGGCCTGCGAAGAATTGCGCAAATGCCGCGAACTTGGCGAGGCGCTCGCCGAAGGATTACGGCAGGGGATCTTCTGAAAAATGCGTCCGAACCGGATACAGTTTCGCGCCGAGGACTCGACCAATTCCTTGAGACAAGGCAATGATTTGTCGTTTGTACACGGAGACTTCGAAATCGCACACGGTGGAGGCGCCGCGGATCGCGGCACGGCCAATCCTGCTCTGAACCTGCTGTTTCCGGTTGGCCTGTGCCCGGGCCGGTCGGCCATCCTGCGCGCGATAGAGGCAGCCGAGGATCTGGGATTGGCGATCGACGAAGGTGATGGCGATACGCTTGAGCTCGTCTCGCGGGGCCTCTCTTTCGAAGTCACCGGCATTGCGCACAGCGCCGAGGAGAGTTGGCAGGACCAGTCGACCGGCAGTTTTTCGCTGGGCGGGATGGGCAAGCGCTACGAAACGATTGGCCTTGTCGCCGGACCGCATCTGGAAACCGGGGCGCGAACACCTGCCGTATTGAAGGGGCAGTGCAGGGCTGCCATCGCTCTCGGCCGCCAGTTCCCGGTTCTGGAGGGTTTCAGCTGGTCGACAGCCAGAAACACGGTCGTCCCCGCGCATTTCGCAGACCTGTTCGAACGATGGGACGCCGGCGAGGCTGTGCCGGCAGAATTGTTCGTGACGTTCCGCAAGGATCTCGACGAAGGGCTTTCCAGTGTCGGTCTGTCCCTTTTCACCGATCAGGAATTGCGGATCGAACCGGACGCAGCCGAGGCGATCCCCGATGCAGAACGCCTCGCCAAGCGGGTCGCGGGGCAGCTCATCGCCATGGGCCCGCTGTCAGATCCGCAGGATTTCTCAACCCCCGACGGGCGCAATTTGAGACTGGAGGCATCGCCAAACGGGCGTTTCGTCCGCGCATTCCTGCGATAGACGGGCGCCTCCTCAGCCGCCCGTAGCCTGCCCGAGCGCCTCTCGGGCGGCGTTGTATTCGGCTTCCAGCCGGTCGACCATGTCGGCAACCGTGCCGACATTCTTCACCGCGCCGACACCCTGGCCGGAGCCCCAGATGTCTTTCCAGGCCTTGGCCTTCGTATTGCCGCCGCTGCCGAAATTCATCTTGCTCGGATCGCTCGTCGGCAAATTATCGGGATCAAGCCCGGCCGCTTCGATGCTGGAGCGCAGGTAATTGCCGTGCACGCCGGTAAACAGGTTGGTGTAGACGATCCCTTCGCTGCTCCCATCGACGATGCCCTGCTTGTAGCCCTGGTCGGCATTGGCTTCCTCGGTCGCGATGAACGCGCTGCCGATATAGGCGAAGTCCGCCGAAAGCGCCTGCGCCGCAAGGATGGACCGGCCATGCGCGATGGAGCCGGACAGGGCGATCAGCCCGTCGAACCATTCGCGGATCTCCTGCATCAGGGCGAAGGGCGACAACGCGCCCGCATGGCCGCCTGCGCCAGCTGCCACGGGAATGAGGCCGGTTGCCCCTTTCTCGATCGCCTTGTGCGCAAAGCGGTTGTTGATCACGTCGTGCATTGTGATCCCGCCCCAGTTCTTCACCGCCTGGAAGATCTCTTCCCGCGCACCGAGCGAGGTGATGACCATCGGGACCTGCCATTTCTCGCACGTCTTCATGTCGGCTTCTACGCGGTCGTTGGACTTGTGGACGATCTGGTTGACCGCGAACGGCGCGGCGGGCCTGTCCGGATTTTTGCGGTTGTGCTTCGCCAGTTCTTCCGTGATCTGGTGCAGCCACTCGTCCAGCAGCGATTGCGGGCGGGCGTTCAGCGCGGGAAAGCTGCCGACAATGCCCGCCTTGCACTGCGCGATGACCAGTTCCGGTCCCGACACGATGAACAGGGGCGACCCGATGACGGGCAGGCGCATGCGGTCGAAAGGTGCGGGCAGGGACATCGTATTCTCTCCGGATCACTGTCGTCTGGATCAAGCGCATATGGCGCGGTTTCGCGCGAGTCGAGGGGGGCTTTTGTCCCGCTGGCCGGTAGCTGGCTGGCGGGGCAGTAAGCCGTAGCGTCACCGGCGATCAGCGCATGCCTACTGCACCGGCAGGACGTGCTCCATGTCGTAGAACCGGGCAGCCGTGCCATTGAACAGCGCTGCCTTTTCTTCGTCGCTTGCACCCGCTGCCAGCCGTTTGAAGGCGTTCCACAGCACCGGGTAGGTCGCGCCCCAGCAATCGACCGGGTAATTGCTTTCGAACATGGCGCGCTGCGGCCCGAATGCCTCGATGCAGGTTTCGATATAGGGGCGCCACATCGCGGCCAGAGTTTCGCTGTCCACGCCCGCGGCCGGCCCTTCGTCCGGCAGGCCGCAGAACGCCATTGCCAGTCCGCCCAACTTGACGTGGACGTTCTCGCATTCGGACAATTCGCGGATGGCGCTGCGCCACGTATCGAACCGGTCCCCTAGCTTTCCCTTGTACGACGCTATGCCCAGCGGCGTGCCGCAATGGTCGAGGCAGATGGGCTGGTCGGGAAAGGCGCGGGCGAGATCGATCACATCGCCCAGTTGCGGCTCGAGAACCCATGCATCGAAGGTCAGGCCCATCTTGCCGAGATGCGCGAACCCTTCCCGGAAACTGGCGCTGCGATAGAGGCCTTCCGGCGCGTGGAAGGGAGGGCCGAGGACTTCGGGATCGGCATCCCAGGCGCCCTGGTGACGGATGCCCTTGAACCGGCCGTTGCCGGCTGCAACCAGAGCCTCCAGAACCGGTGCGGCCCGGTCGCCGAGCATCATGTTGGCATGGCCGACAATGCCTGCACAGGCGCGGTAATCCCCGTAGAGACCGCTGGCCGATTGCGCTGCGACGCCGTTCACATATTCGACCTCGCCCACGACCTTCATGTCCTCGTCGCGGTCGAGGTCGTAGAACGCACCGCATTCCATGAAGACCGTGGCGACGACGTTGTGGCCGGTGTCGGTGTCGGCCTTCAGCGCGTCGAAATTGTAATACGGTTTCTGCGCGATGGCAGCGATGAAGGGGTGCTGAGGATCGGGGAAGGCCGGGACCATCGGGCGCAGGTCCCACAGATGGTGGTGCGGGTCGATAATCGGCAGGTCCGGGTCGAGTATCGTTTCTGTCATAGCCTCTCTCATTTCCCCCCTCTCGGTATGGCGGTACGCCCGGGGGCTTGTCAAAGGATCCGGGTGACAGGAGTGACACGTGTCATCCCTCTCCTTTTCGCCCGATTATCGTGCATCCCCAATGGCTTGCGGCCCGTTTTCAGGTTCAGTCCGAAAAGGGGCACGGCGCACGATTATTTCCTACAGGCGTATCGGGACAGAGACGCCCGAAGCAGTGTTAGCGCGAATGCCGCGTGTAGGAAAATGCAATTGCGCTAACCCTGGATCGCCGAATTGGCGGCGCTCAGCACGGCGCGAACGCTGGCGGTGGCGACGTCTTCGTCGATGCCCACGCCCCAGATCGTCCGGCCATCGGGCGTCCGGCATTCGAGATAGGCTGCCGCGCGGGCATCGCGGCCGGAACCGAGCGCGTGCTCCGTATAGTCGACAAT
This is a stretch of genomic DNA from Erythrobacteraceae bacterium WH01K. It encodes these proteins:
- the recJ gene encoding single-stranded-DNA-specific exonuclease RecJ: MASSAISAVCGVERSLAGRRWRWRGGNMDMMGGGAPGTLQDDITTQLLLARGVDRSDIERHRQPTLRAFLPDPSQFRDMDTAAERVAQAIISGETVTVYGDYDVDGATSAALLIRLMRMLDAEAQYYIPDRLLEGYGPSGEALVKLGESGSSLIVTVDCGAMAFDALQQARDAGIDVIVVDHHKCAAELPKAVALVNPNRLDENDLAASHGHLAAVGVAFLLAIAVVRTLRERGYFESRKEPDLRALLDLVALGTVADVAALHGLNRAFVAQGLKVMAKRDNTGMSALIDASRLKRAPQCSDLGFALGPRINAGGRVGESTLGVRLLTTEDPDEARQIAEQLSALNEDRRAIEAEVQEAAEQQVASQHNRAVQVVFGTGWHPGVIGIVAGRIKEKTGKPSLVIALDGENGKGSGRSIPGVDLGAAIIAAREQGLLEAGGGHAMAAGLTVSASRLEEFADWLDARLARDVSRANAEREMMLDLSLAPRGLTPELVETLDGAGPYGVGWPGPRIAVGPVHLVKADVVGADHLRLIAGSGDGGSLKAIAFRSAETEWGQALLLGAKGRRLWLAGRAKIDDWGPTPRAELHLEDAAWAD
- a CDS encoding flavodoxin family protein gives rise to the protein METSRTLLIAWHSRTGTARAMAAAAAEGAGDMAVLMSAPQIEPEHFMASGSYLFVCPENLATMSGMMKEMFDRCYYPVLGRNEGRPFATAIAAGSDGEGAQRQIDRIAKGWRLKRVAEPLIVNTSAQTPDEILAEKTVACEELRKCRELGEALAEGLRQGIF
- a CDS encoding nitronate monooxygenase family protein, whose translation is MSLPAPFDRMRLPVIGSPLFIVSGPELVIAQCKAGIVGSFPALNARPQSLLDEWLHQITEELAKHNRKNPDRPAAPFAVNQIVHKSNDRVEADMKTCEKWQVPMVITSLGAREEIFQAVKNWGGITMHDVINNRFAHKAIEKGATGLIPVAAGAGGHAGALSPFALMQEIREWFDGLIALSGSIAHGRSILAAQALSADFAYIGSAFIATEEANADQGYKQGIVDGSSEGIVYTNLFTGVHGNYLRSSIEAAGLDPDNLPTSDPSKMNFGSGGNTKAKAWKDIWGSGQGVGAVKNVGTVADMVDRLEAEYNAAREALGQATGG
- a CDS encoding amidohydrolase family protein, which gives rise to MTETILDPDLPIIDPHHHLWDLRPMVPAFPDPQHPFIAAIAQKPYYNFDALKADTDTGHNVVATVFMECGAFYDLDRDEDMKVVGEVEYVNGVAAQSASGLYGDYRACAGIVGHANMMLGDRAAPVLEALVAAGNGRFKGIRHQGAWDADPEVLGPPFHAPEGLYRSASFREGFAHLGKMGLTFDAWVLEPQLGDVIDLARAFPDQPICLDHCGTPLGIASYKGKLGDRFDTWRSAIRELSECENVHVKLGGLAMAFCGLPDEGPAAGVDSETLAAMWRPYIETCIEAFGPQRAMFESNYPVDCWGATYPVLWNAFKRLAAGASDEEKAALFNGTAARFYDMEHVLPVQ